The Coffea arabica cultivar ET-39 chromosome 4e, Coffea Arabica ET-39 HiFi, whole genome shotgun sequence genome includes a window with the following:
- the LOC113742219 gene encoding mediator-associated protein 2-like, producing the protein MEGSSSEELATYRPPEEFEEVKKDALIELNLDDSKELWLIQWPVNQASDLNGQQVSLKLHHDGHLGSFEGSSGKSYEVVSFKSQDPEATVFLSSTSESRIAGKISRRVSLLHYPEPTELKSGGLAIKQMVQRSAASLTNSAHRYTTPTQSTRTRSLGAVSGYTSSICTPRNRSSGSGDASKSPLRRPVDEPGRSIDHSVQDSGKEHRADVSSGSLEHPEQKKSNKKRKSEG; encoded by the exons ATGGAGGGCAGTAGTAGCGAAGAACTCGCGACGTATAGACCTCcagaagaatttgaagaagtgaAAAAGGACGCTCTTATTGAACTCAATCTTGACGATTCGAAGGAACTCTGGCTGATTCAATGGCCCGTTAATcaa GCTTCTGATTTGAATGGACAGCAAGTGTCTTTGAAGCTTCACCATGATGGACATCTGGGTAGTTTCGAGGGTTCATCTG GAAAATCGTATGAAGTGGTAAGTTTCAAGTCACAGGACCCAGAAGCGACTGTATTCCTGTCATCAACATCAGAGTCCAGAATCG CTGGGAAGATCTCACGGCGCGTTTCTCTACTGCATTATCCGGAGCCCACTGAACTGAAATCTGGTGGGTTAGCCATTAAACAAATGGTGCAAAGGTCTGCTGCTTCCTTGACAAATTCAGCACATCGTTATACAACTCCTACGCAAAGTACAAGGACAAGAAGTTTAGGGGCTGTGAGTGGCTATACTTCCTCTATATGTACTCCAAGAAACAGAAGTTCTGGGTCCGGGGATGCATCAAAGAGTCCATTGAGAAGACCTGTGGATGAGCCAGGCAGGTCCATTGACCATTCTGTCCAAGATTCAGGAAAAGAACATAGAGCTGATGTCTCTTCTGGATCATTAGAACATCCTGAGCAAAAAAAATCGAATAAGAAAAGGAAATCTGAAGGTTGA
- the LOC113742997 gene encoding pentatricopeptide repeat-containing protein At1g74750-like — protein sequence MLRAKQLGTLSQSARSFILSGSRCSAADGSSCTCSEDETCVSGRPHRKHELPQRAKSSPVVSRPSVVVGSLISKDAGKAADNQKLDVKHPVSQPQVIPVSSSIKRENCVNYADFDGTGVMHPSPPIADQFVKAGIAAVGFLSDLVSYKIPMTDGGGILGSPQNSVVEQAKPIHVRASNVKTVRREKVHPQSHPHTTAGSSATNNSNASKGRADKSTSVKSTGNLSNNGMGNYVEANGIALESCDRKRSVPQRSKTYPSHFVPNVHNGEKKIVKDVTEGFARSVRETKVLRGVAPIAREFSGSGHVVDNVSHMLQQMKWGPVTEESLRKLNCSLDAFQANKILKQLQDYTVALGFFYWLKKQPGFKHDGHTYTTMVGILGRARQFGAINKLLDQMVMEGCQPNVVTYNRLIHSYGRANYLNEAINVFNKMQKAGCQPDRVTYCTLIDIHAKAGYLDVAMDMYQRMQEFGLSPDTFTYSVIINCLGKAGHLADAHKLFCEMVNQGCVPNLVTYNIMIALHAKARNYQNALQLYRDMQNAGFDPDKVTYSIVMEVLGHCGYLEEAEAVFAEMKRKNWVPDEPVYGLLVDLWGKVGNAEKAWEWYRAMLNAGLRPNVPTCNSLLSAFLRVHRLSDAYNLLQSMLSLGLNPSLQTYTLLLSCCTEAKTSFDMSFCCQLMAVTCHPAHMFLLSMPAAGPDGQNVRDHVSNFLDFMHSEDRESKRGLVDAVVDFLHKTGLKEEAGSVWEVAAQKNVYPDAVREKSSCYWLINLHVMSDGTAVTALSRTLAWFRRQMLASGICPSRIDIVTGWGRRSRVTGSSLVRQAVQELLNVFSFPFVTENGNSGCFVGCGEPLSRWLVQSYVERMHLL from the coding sequence ATGCTACGTGCAAAGCAGCTTGGTACACTATCTCAGTCAGCAAGGTCTTTTATTCTTAGTGGTTCAAGGTGTAGTGCAGCAGATGGAAGTTCATGCACTTGTTCTGAAGATGAGACCTGTGTTTCTGGGAGGCCTCATAGGAAACATGAATTGCCACAACGGGCAAAATCATCCCCCGTTGTGTCTAGACCTTCGGTAGTAGTAGGTTCTCTCATTTCAAAAGATGCTGGAAAAGCTGCGGACAATCAAAAACTGGATGTTAAGCATCCAGTCTCGCAGCCCCAAGTCATACCTGTCTCCAGCtcaatcaaaagagaaaattgtgtaAATTATGCTGACTTTGATGGTACTGGTGTAATGCATCCATCACCTCCAATTGCTGACCAGTTTGTTAAGGCAGGCATTGCTGCTGTCGGCTTTTTGTCTGATTTGGTAAGTTATAAGATTCCAATGACAGATGGAGGTGGAATTCTTGGCTCACCTCAAAACTCTGTTGTTGAGCAGGCAAAGCCAATCCATGTCAGAGCTTCAAATGTTAAAACTGTAAGAAGAGAAAAAGTCCATCCGCAATCCCACCCTCATACCACAGCTGGATCAAGTGCAACAAATAACTCGAATGCTTCAAAGGGCAGAGCAGATAAATCTACTTCAGTGAAAAGTACTGGTAATTTGTCAAATAATGGAATGGGAAACTATGTGGAAGCCAATGGGATTGCTTTGGAATCTTGTGACAGGAAAAGATCAGTGCCTCAGAGATCTAAAACCTACCCTAGTCACTTTGTTCCAAATGTGCACAATGGAGAAAAAAAGATAGTCAAAGACGTGACTGAAGGTTTTGCTAGGTCTGTGAGAGAAACCAAGGTACTGAGAGGAGTTGCTCCTATTGCTAGGGAGTTTTCAGGCTCTGGCCATGTGGTTGataatgtttctcacatgttaCAGCAGATGAAGTGGGGACCTGTAACTGAAGAGTCTCTTAGAAAACTCAACTGCTCTCTGGATGCTTTCCAAGCTAACAAAATTTTAAAGCAGCTTCAAGATTATACCGTTGCTCTTGGATTTTTCTATTGGTTGAAAAAGCAACCTGGGTTCAAGCATGATGGACATACCTACACCACCATGGTTGGTATCCTTGGCCGAGCCAGGCAATTTGGGGCAATAAACAAGTTGCTTGACCAAATGGTCATGGAGGGATGCCAACCTAATGTTGTAACATACAATCGACTTATTCACAGTTATGGCCGGGCAAACTATTTAAATGAGGCTATCAATGTCTTCAACAAGATGCAGAAGGCAGGCTGTCAACCTGACCGTGTAACCTATTGTACGCTTATTGATATTCATGCAAAAGCAGGGTATCTAGATGTTGCTATGGACATGTACCAGAGGATGCAAGAATTTGGGCTCTCTCCAGACACATTCACTTATAGTGTCATCATTAATTGTCTTGGGAAAGCTGGTCACTTGGCTGATGCTCATAAGCTGTTTTGCGAGATGGTTAATCAGGGATGCGTACCTAATTTAGTGACATACAATATCATGATTGCTCTGCATGCTAAGGCAAGGAATTACCAAAATGCTTTGCAGCTGTACCGTGACATGCAAAATGCTGGCTTTGATCCAGACAAAGTGACGTACAGCATAGTGATGGAGGTGCTTGGTCACTGTGGCTATCTGGAGGAAGCGGAGGCAGTTTTTGCTGAGATGAAAAGGAAGAACTGGGTTCCAGATGAGCCAGTGTATGGTCTTCTTGTGGACCTCTGGGGAAAGGTTGGGAATGCTGAAAAGGCCTGGGAATGGTATAGAGCCATGCTTAATGCAGGTTTACGCCCTAATGTGCCTACTTGTAATTCTCTTCTCAGTGCTTTTCTTAGGGTTCATCGACTCTCAGATGCATATAACCTGCTTCAGAGCATGCTTAGTTTGGGGCTCAATCCTTCTTTGCAAACTTACACCTTACTCCTTAGTTGTTGTACAGAAGCCAAAACATCATTTGACATGTCATTTTGTTGCCAGCTGATGGCTGTCACATGCCACCCAGCACATATGTTCTTGTTGTCCATGCCAGCAGCAGGACCTGACGGGCAGAATGTGAGGGATCATGTGAGCAACTTCTTAGATTTTATGCATAGTGAAGATAGAGAGAGTAAGAGGGGACTTGTGGATGCAGTAGTTGATTTTCTTCACAAGACAGGTCTTAAGGAGGAAGCTGGGTCTGTTTGGGAGGTTGCTGCACAGAAAAATGTTTATCCTGATGCTGTTAGGGAGAAAAGTTCTTGTTATTGGCTTATAAACTTGCACGTCATGTCGGATGGAACTGCTGTAACAGCACTGTCAAGGACACTTGCCTGGTTTCGTCGTCAGATGCTTGCTTCAGGGATTTGTCCAAGCCGGATCGATATTGTGACAGGCTGGGGCAGGAGGAGCAGGGTAACGGGGTCATCTCTGGTACGGCAGGCTGTGCAGGAGTTGCTTAACGTGTTTAGCTTCCCTTTTGTCACTGAGAATGGTAATTCTGGGTGTTTTGTGGGGTGTGGAGAACCTCTTAGCAGGTGGTTGGTGCAATCATATGTTGAGCGCATGCATTTGCTGTAG